The DNA sequence aaatgtaaacagtttaataattcaaaatatatcaataggagtagcttaattttttattttttattttttaacaaacgataatatTTATAATGAAGAGGTGTGAGAGCTGATTAAGCCTTACAATGAGTTTGTTATGATAAAATggttaaactttgtttttggtaaaaatcaaatataagatATTTTACTTacaattgaaaagaaatatccATTATATCAAAGTGCAAATTTCCTTAAATAATTCCACATAAAATTTGATTGATTTGAACCAAAAGTCCACCACCTTCGTACCACTTCTTGTCCCATAACCATAGGGCCATTCCCCTCCATAGACCATAGTACCAATTATGTAATGGTTCATAAATGTGAGCAAAAGCTCATGTCACGGACTTTATTCTTTCAGTTGTTTGGGGTTACACTGATCACCTCTGCTTTAATTGGCTTGATTTGGTAGGTGAGTCCCCGTTAGACCCGGTAATTTttgacacgacacgaaaataatagATTTCGAATCAATACGATAACTAATCGAATCATTATTGGATGATCCGTTAAGAACCTGTAAATAACAGGTATACATGTGAGTAACCCATttcgacccgttaagaaaaaaattattttgataatttttaagtttaattactaaaagatttattataaaatataatagccatattaatatatacaatatattctatattaaatatatagttttgtgttattattctatataagttaaaagaaaaaaagttttagtcattatttatttttattatgagagttccttattatcattgctatgataaattttacttaaaatgttattgtccaaaattaaaataaactagtatagtatttgtataggcaagaactaagaagacatacatacaagtatgaaaaatgtgaaagaatatataaacactcgtgattcatcattattcttCCACGAGTAGATAAGGGTTACACTTACACTatcatttagatttttaaaatcctccaaaccctcatgaattatgttttttatttgaaggcaaaattaataataattattgtagaagtgtaaaaaatgtcaaaaaaaatatacaatcactcatagtgacaaactttacaactttcatgaaggggtcagctttgaaatccaacactataatccataaaccttaaatttatatttaactgtcgattgtcatttacgctttattcgtcttactgaatttcatttttaaaattttcttttttgaaaacatgatcatctggcggatgttcatattttgaaaacataatacttatttagtattatgtttttcatttgattatttattggtttaaaatatattttccttaacgggtAACCGGTCGAGTCATAGTATCCGTTAATATTATTGGGTCGATTTTGGGTCAGGTCATTTTACCTGTTTATTTTAAtaggtgttacacgacacgacccgttaagatatcgggtatgacatGAAAACAATACGAATACGAAAAatacgacacgaatgccaggtctagtcCTCAACAATCACGAATGAACAATAAATTGACATACCAAGTTTGGGCCAATCAAAGCTTATTGGGTACTTTCTTAGGGCTTCCGCTTTCAGAATTCAGATTGTGACAATAGATTTAAAAGATGTATAAGGGCACGATCATTGGATGTTATGTTTAGGGGTGGGAAAAAAACTGGTAatgagtgcaaaaaaaattgggCTGATCAAATTCAAAAGCGATAAAACTCGAACCGATATTGGGTTGATCAAGTTCATAATGAACCAAATTTAATGtacaaatcaaattttttttttctttttcaaaatgaTATTATCTGTACTACAGGAAGATagtgagtttagcctcacaatgagatagcaataatgtgattcaaattcgttttcggcaagaatcaaactaagatctctcacttataagtgaagaggaatatcagtAGACCGTAATGCTAAATGGCAATGTACAAAttaacttttagtttttaagAATCAAGCAACtctaccacttagtactacgatctaatgatatttttctttacttgtaagtgagaggtcttaggtttgattctcgctaaagacgaatttgaactttattattgctagctcattatgaagTTAAGCCCACCCCATCCCTTTTAGGGATGGCAATTCTACCCGGTAAACCCGATAACTATGAATAATCGCCCGAATAGAGATTTGGGTATAAAAATTCGGATACATTTTGGATATGAGGAAAAACCGTGAACATTATTTGGTTAtgattttggatatggttaAAGGGGTCTTAATCCGTATCCATCCCTGAAtccaaatcaaataatatacatatatatatatatattcattattcACCGAATCCATTACCTTGAGAATACAAAAGTTGCATTGTGTGAGTTCTATTTTGTGGGaaagttcaaaagttttgaattaaaatcaaTTAGAATTCAATGGTACTTATGAGAGATATCAAAGATCAACCAACAACATCAatgtttagctttaatttttatactCCAAAAGATCCCTTCATTGAAtaattttatacatcaaatatttaatgacgaaattaatatttactaaattataaTGCGTCAACTAaactaatatattttttgtattgacgAAGATGGATACAACCGTTAACCGATAGGGAATCCGTTACCCAGtgggtatggttatggataataacttatggttaatttgcggttatgTATATAGTTAATTTTCGTGGTTATTAGGATGGATATAACATTTTcatccccaaaccaaaccgTTGCTATTTCTACTCctctttaatgtagataatattgttcgttaaaaaaaaaaaagaaaaaaaaaagaaaaagcaaatcAAGCAACTCTGTCTTACCTAACCGTTTTGCTGGCCCAACTCAAAACCCAAATCatttttcctttcttatttCCCTACGCCCACAACCgaattttttggttttaaaacGAAAACCGAAATGAGTACACGTATTTAGTTCGGTTTATGGTTTTGGGGTGAAATCGGATCGAATTAAACCGTTTCCACTTCTAAATGTGTTAATCGAACTGAACTGTGTCCGTCCCTAATTAtgttagcatttttttttttcattttttcccttttatttgATCAAGGGGTTAAAATTAGATCATACTTGGCCACTTACATGTAAGAAGCTATTTTCTTTACTTGAAGATGTGACATTGTTTTACATTACAAATGTTATAATTTGAATggttcattctctttatcatcataAAAAGATCATCtatagaaaaattaattaatttgaagatTGTTTAGCCATCCATAAGTGTCGAACAAAtcaataggtttttttttattacatctatatttttacactagggggagtgggagttcggctaagccacacaatgaacaaactaatttggtatcgaattcaccatccacgagattcaaacctaagacctctcacttccaagtgaagaggaataccaccagaccgtagtactaagtggtaacAAATCAATAGTTATACTAACAATTAATATCTTCATGCTTAACAGTCAACTTCTTTGGATCATATGGATGACTAAACATATCTTCAAATGGAATGAAATTTTCTCGAGACAATGataaaaataatgaattgtttggattataatgtttgtatgatgaaatgatgacacGTCGTCATGTAAGAAGAAATAACTCTTTgaaaaaaacaataagaaaaagaaaagaatagaaaagAAAGTAACCCCATAAACCTAAAGAGAAACAAATATGGTAGACTATTAATAATTATGTGCACAaataaagtgtttttgaaacaaTTTAAGCAAAAGTTAGATGCCAAACTTTGTCTAGAAACTGCGCCACAATATCATATTCTTTGTTGAGTGCCAATGTTGGATCATTTTGCTAAAGTTAATAGATAATGCATCAAAAAGTCGATACACAAATCATAGCCTATAAGAGGCTATGTGACAAAAATATAACTCCCATCATTACTAAAGCCAaaacaattaagaaaaattacaaattaaacagGAATAGAATAGTTCAGCATTGCACATACTTAAAaagctaattaattaacattGTCCTTCATATAGTGATTATAGCAATCACCAAAGTACAAATCATTTCCAGGCAATGAAGTTTCAGGCCATATTTCAATGGACACAAGCAGTAGAACCTGCAAAAAGATGAGCAAACATATACGGTGGTGTTCAGATTGGCATATATGAAACATACAAGACATGATTTCGACTTGATTAAACCACAACGGATCACCAACAGACAATAATAGAAAGTGATATGTAAGTAATATTTTCTATTTAGATTTACGTTATTAGACAGATCCTTACATTATCGGATTGTAAATCTAATTCACATTGTTCAAATGATAATCAACTTAATCAatagtttatatttattatagttTCTCTTAACAACTAATTGAAATGACTTCATGATGTGACCATGACAGTTGAGCCATCGAGTTTTCGAATTATAAGAACTTGGCTCTTTAAGaagttttttcttctcatatacaaattataatttgataggtataaaaatttatctttgaatttttCAAAGGTCACTTCAGCACAGTCAGTATATGAATACATATTTAAGTAATTCAGATccacttgttaattttttttgaatctttcAGCTACACATCTAACCATTAAACTTGATGCAATCTAAAATGTTCGTTATGACATCTATGTAGTGCTGTAAGATCAAGTTCCTTTTGGGGCCATAAAGTTACACTCTGACACCATATTTTACTTGCTGATGGATTAGATGATTTCCCAATTATTGGATGGAGATTTGACAAATTAGCCCCTTATAGGTGCCCCTTAGTACTATGACATTATAACTAAATGATACAGAAAAGATAATTAGGCCTTTTTGGTATTATCCACTTTGTTAATGTTAACAAAAATATGCGGAAACATTTTATGTCTTTGAATTGAAGAGAGTATGCATATATATACCTTGAATTGGAAGCAAAGAAACTGATTCAGAGGCATCACTTTCAACCTTGGTGACGAGTTCTACTGCACCGGGCTGCTTCTGGCCATCTGATTTGTCAACCTTGACATCATGCTCAGCTGGATGGATCTTCCTCTTCAACATCCTCCTCATCAGCTTTAGCATTACAAATAATTAGTTACTTTTTGGGTTTCTGGAATTACAGATTTGTTACTAAATCATTGAACCGCGAAAAATAAGACCACTAACAGTTAAAAAGTAGTTAATATCTTGATCACCCTTTATGTGTATCTAGGACAATAAATGTGCATCACAATTTCACAACATAGGAAACAAATGACCCAAAGTTCGATCCCCCTCTTCACTCAACTTTGAATCTCCTTTTCTGTAGTGTAGATAAATTCGATGtaaaatatcgcttgtataaaaaataaaattaaaacagatgAACCAAATCATAAATACTCAAAGGAAATGACTCACTCGTTGCAGATTTTTTATTGGACTTGAATCCTCTTTGACGCGAAGAATGAGCTTCTTGGCAAATGATAGGCCGGTCTTTGTTCTCGCGTTCACCTTTTTCTGCATTTTTGGCTGGACTTTGCAGGAGTCAAGCTTCAGTTGACCAACGTCATGAACATGATCAGCCTGGAATAGGTCAGCTAGGGTTATTCTTTGGcctctcttcttcctttgatCATCATCAGTGATCTCGCAACGGTACAGATCAGGTGGTGCAATACTGATTTCATTGTTGGACCCTTCATATGGTGTAAGAGGAACACCATCAACGGTCAAGATCGCATGATCATCATCAACTAGTTTCTCAGTGGCATCAGAGTTTGACCCAACGTCCTCAAAACTGTGTCCAaatgttttaaatattaaagGATTCAGTTCTTCATCTCCAAAATTATCATCATAATGTTCATAATCTTCGTCGTCGTCATCACCACAGTGTGAAAATCCATTGTTTTCCTGATCGTGCTCTTGCTCTTCTCTCTCCAAAACGAAATATTCGTTCTGGGAGTTGAAGGGTTTTACGGGATCGAAACCCAAGGTACCTATCGTTAAAATGCCCTCCCTCCAACCGTCAAGCCCATCAACATTAACTAGTCCGACTTGCTTGAGAAATGCTTGTGTACCCTTGTGATTGGTTTCCACTTCCAGTTCAGTTTTTTTCACATTTCCAGCAAACTCAACTGAAGGAAAACAAATTAA is a window from the Pyrus communis chromosome 16, drPyrComm1.1, whole genome shotgun sequence genome containing:
- the LOC137721101 gene encoding protein TILLER ANGLE CONTROL 1, giving the protein MKIFNWVHKRLHQKVEFAGNVKKTELEVETNHKGTQAFLKQVGLVNVDGLDGWREGILTIGTLGFDPVKPFNSQNEYFVLEREEQEHDQENNGFSHCGDDDDEDYEHYDDNFGDEELNPLIFKTFGHSFEDVGSNSDATEKLVDDDHAILTVDGVPLTPYEGSNNEISIAPPDLYRCEITDDDQRKKRGQRITLADLFQADHVHDVGQLKLDSCKVQPKMQKKVNARTKTGLSFAKKLILRVKEDSSPIKNLQRLMRRMLKRKIHPAEHDVKVDKSDGQKQPGAVELVTKVESDASESVSLLPIQGSTACVH